The Silene latifolia isolate original U9 population chromosome X, ASM4854445v1, whole genome shotgun sequence genome contains the following window.
ATACTAGTTATACTATAATATAAGGTTATATTCTTCTCAACTTAATTTCAACTCATTTCAATTCACTTCACTTCAGTTTCACTtcacccatatctactcaaattaACTCTTAGTTTAGCTACATGCTTCCTTTCGgttcagctcagctcagctcTATTCAATTAAGTTAAGTGCACTTTTTTTCGGTTCAACTCCTTCCAATCAATAAAAATAAGGCCTAACACAATCCTATATGACTTAGTAGGATTCTCAAATTAACTCCAAAAGAACATGATTTTACTTTGACCTAGTAAAAATTGACGCGCCTCTAATAACTTGACCCATCCCGACACCCGAATTGAGGATCTGAGCTTGGTccacccgaaatgacccgacagtCCGACACACTATTACTTCGACTCAAATGTTTAGTGTCGCACACTGATCATTATCCCTAAATTACTTGGTGATAATTAACCCATAAATAAATCCAATCTAAAGTAACCCGACCTAACCCAACTTACAAAATCGAAATTTCCAACCTGAATTAATCCAACCTAAACCCAATCTGATTGACTGGATTGCCATGTCACTCACACTCACCTAGTCACCTCCTCATCATGTTGTTCAGTCAATAAACAACTCGAAAAAACTGCACAAAACCCTCCAAAATCATAATAATCCCCACTAAACTTCAcaaacaatcttttaatcttttataataaaaaaaaactaacAAAAACCAACATTAAAATCCACATTCTGTGATCTGGGTTTTTCACTATACTCagcaaagcttaaacaagcacATAACAATGGGAGTTAGATGCTCAAAGCTCACATTTTGCTGGTGGTCTAACTCTCATCACAACTTCAATGTTCCACATTCCTCCGATCTTGGTATTTGCTCTCTCTCCGTCTCTGTCTACTTCTTTACGTTTTTACTCTTTTGTgatgagtattttaatcaaacatAATGTTTCAGTTGAAGTAAAGTCGCAATCTTTTGTATGTTTCCCTAAGCTTGTTTCTTATGTTCTTCCTATGTcgtattcatttgtttactttttcatTCTCGggaattttaatcaaaggtaaacaaatgatagggacggagggagtatatttagCTTGTCATAATCATCACATTAGCATAAAGTCGCAATCTTTTGTATGTTTTGCTTAATTAATATGGAGTACTAAttccgtctcaattatttgttttccTTTCTTGTATATTCattgtgaggggtattttaattaaaggtaaacaaatgattgggacggaggagtaattataaatttataatgACCAATTATCCAAAGGTCGGATTTTTTTTCCAAGCTTGGTTCTTATGTGCATTTCAGCTTAGCATCCTGGTCGCAATAGTTAGGGGGTGAACTATTAATGTAATAAgaataacacaaattctcattgaagagtATGAAGACGggtactatccgtcacaagctgaagatgcTTTGTAAGaataaagtttcaatcttttGTATGTTTTGGTTAAATAATAATTACAATGATCAATTATCCAAAGCTCAATTTTTTCCCAAGCTTGGATCTTATGTGCATTACAGCTTAGCATCCTGATTACAATAGTTGGTGATGGAATAAAATTTTGTAGTTAAGGCCGGAAATTTTAGGGGCCGAACTATTAATGTAATAAGGAAACTAGGAAAACAAATATGGAAAATTTAAACTGAAAGTTTCAGCGGGGTGCTGGACTGCTGGCCTCTAGTTCCGCTACTGATAGTAGCATAATGTTATGATCTTTTGTATGCTTTGCTTAAGAATAACGAAAAATGtgtgtttttttgttgttgtagaGAATGGTGGGAAAGATGAGGGTGAGTCAGTACCGAGTTTTACTGAGTTTAAGTTGGAGGAGTTGAGGTCTGCCGCATCTGGGTTTACCTCTGATAACATTGTGTCTGAACATGGTGAGAAAGCTCCTAATGTCGTGTACCGGGGAAAGCTTGATGATGGTCGTTTTATCGCCATTAAACGGTTTCATAGGTCTGCTTGGCCTGACACCAGACAGTTCCTGGTATTTATTTCTTGGTTAATTGATTTTTGCATATTCTCAGATGAGACAGTCTCATGATACGATTGTCAGTATTAGCATTTCAGgttattgttcataaaagggtAAATtgggtagttttttttttttaatttatttattgggACGGTCTCATGATAGGATTGTCAATATCAGCTTTTCAGGTTTTTGTGCGTAAGAGGGTAAAATTGGTAGTTTTTTTTATTCAAATGAGTCGGTTTCACGCTGAAATAGCATGAGACGGTTTCTAATGAGAATAACAGACTTATTTTGAGTTGTGCTGTAATGGGTTTATGTAGAGCTCATGAGTTTATGTAGAGCTTATGACTAAATTAGGGGTTGTTAAGCTTTCAAAAAAACGATTAGGGGTCGATTAGTTATGCATGTTTTGGTTCATATGAATGATATAATCGAAATGTAGGAGGAAGCAAGGGCAGTAGGGCAGCTGAGGAGCGAGAAGTTGGCAAATTTGATAGGCTGTTGTTGTGAAGGTGATGAGAGATTGTTAGTTGCTGAATTCATGCCAAATGACACCCTTTCAAAGCATTTATTTCACTGTGAGTTTTTCATTCCTTCATTTAGCTTTATAATCAGTGTTTCTTCTTTGGTGATTCACTTGACATTTCAGACGAATGTTTTTGCTAAACGGGTTTATAATCATTGCGTTCAAATCAGGCAGTATTGATTTTGTATTAGAGAATGTTTATAAAAGCAAAACTACCCCGTAAGATAGAATTGATAACAAAACTAAAAGTTACCCTATGCGATAGAATTTATGGATCCGCTACTCCTGTTAAGAACCTGTTCGATATATTTGGACACAAAATTCAGGTTTGAGATTCATATTATTATTTGGAACAGGGGAAACTCAACCCTTGAAATGGGCAATGAGGCTTAGAGTGGCACTTCATCTAGCACAAGCCATGGAGCATTGTAGCAGTCGAGGGCGATCATTATACCATGATCTTAATGCTTATAGAATTCTCTTTGACCAGGTACAATTTGTATTATCATTTTTAGTTTTTACTGCATTTTCCCCCTTGCGACCGACTTTTTGTGTGTATGTTATGACTCAGCTTTTGACAGGATTGTAATCCCAGGCTCTCTTGCTTTGGCCTCATGAAAAACAGCCGAGACGGCAAAAGCTACAGCACAAACTTGGCTTTCACTCCACCTGAGTACATGAGGACAGGTACTATTTGTGTTTCTGAATCGTCATCATTCATCAATAATAATATTGAGAGAAAAGGTTGCATATTCACGAGCAAAGAAAGTTTTCAAAGCTTTGTGCTATGTCTGCTTTGAATCTAATATTTATCGCCTTTGGCCTGTGTATGCTTTCTTGTTGAAGATGACACGGTTAATTTCAACTGACAGGTAGAATTTCTCCTGAAAGTGTGATTTACAGTTTTGGGACTTTACTGCTTGATCTGCTCAGTGGAAAACATATACCACCCAGCCATGTAAACTTCTGTCTTTGTTTCAAATTTCATATGAACTCGGAGCCCTCTTTCATATCGACATGCGTTTGCTGCAGGGTAACTAGATTGGTCATCCAAGTGCGCTTAAGCTTTAGATTTAGTAATAAACTCGTAGGGATGGTCTAATCACTGCTTTCTTTTAATTCTCGCTATTGCATTCTTCGTACTACTTTGCATACTACTTGAACTAGTGTGTGCGTTGTGAAGTTGTGTTTCATCAACATTAGCAGAAGATTTACGGTCAAATATAAGCTACTAGATGAGCAAACAACGATGTAATCCTATATTTTCGGATGTGATATGCAACTTTTAACTTCCATTGCAGGCACTTGATTTGATACGCGGCAAAAACTTCCAAATGTTGACTGACTCTAACTTGGAGGGCCATTTCTCAAACGATGATGGAACCGAACTAGTAAGATTAGCATCACGTTGCTTGCAGTATGAAGCTCGTGAGAGGCCAAATGCAAGATCTCTCGTCTCTGCACTTGCTCCACTTCAGAAGGAAACTCAGGTGTGCCTCATTATTATAATGTCCCGAGACACTTTCCCGCTGTTAATTTGTTTTCCATCTTCATTACAGAAAGTATTCGGAAATTTTATGCCAAGGACTGAACTTTTATCCAGTATATAATCCTGGAGTTGAATGTTGTCCTCGTATTCAGAAAACTGAGTTCTGTACTAAAATTTTGTGAAATGATTCTTTGATAACCAATGCAGAAATTTTTAGTATTTTCAGTTTTTCGCATATTTGTCAACGTATTTACCGTCAAATGTGAAGATTGATGTGAAACAAAACGAGTAACATATTTCCGTGACTCCATTAGGTCCCTTCACATGTTTTGATGGGTATTTCACTTGGAAGTACATCACCCAAGGATTCACTATCACTAACTCCTCTTGGTGACGCTTGCTCAAGACTGGATCTTACAGCCATGCATGAAATTTTAGAAGACATCGGATACAAGGACGATGAGGGTATTGCAAATGAGGTACTGATCTGAACTAGTTTAATACGGAGTAGTTTATAGACTGTAACCAAGGTGACTAGAAATTgctactaaaaaaaaaaaaaaaaacttggtgCATTTCGTTtgaccatttttttttttgcagctgtCGTTTCAAGTTTGGACGAGTCAAATTCAGGAAACGCTCAACTGCAAGAAACGTGGAGATACAGCCTTTAGAGCTAAAGATTTCTCTACTGCTATCAAATGTTACACTCAGGTATCAAACTGTAACCAAAATGCCTAAGAAAACGCTCGACTGCAAGTTACATGAAACTAACCCGACCTGAAAACCGACTCAATTCAGACCCCTTTTCTGTGGATCATGGTCACGTAAACATACATTATTTTTCTTTCCCCTATAAATCAgtgaaaataaagtaaaatgtATATTTAGTGAATACTTCTTTTATAGTATAAGTAAACATATTTAAATGTTAGGGATATCTGTTTAGTCACGATCATTAATTTAAATTCAAGACGTAAATAACCCCCTTGTATTCCAGTTGCATTTGAGAGGTTTTGACATAAATAACTTGTTCGGGTTTGTTAGTTCACCGATGATGGAACAATGGTATCGCCAACTGTGTTTGGTCGACGAAGTTTGTGCTACTTAATGAGCGACATGCATCAAGAAGCACTGGCAGATGCAATGCAAGCTCAAGTTGTTTCTCCCGAGTGGCCGACTTCCTTTTATCTCCAAGCAGCTGCTCTCTTCAGTCTAGGGATGGACAATGATGCCAAAGAGACCCTCAAGGACGGAACTTCCTTGGAGGCTAAATGGAAGAAACACTAATACTTTGTATAGACTTTTTTAAAAGaaattcgatttttttttttcgagtgtTTATCTTGTCGTATCTATTGAATATTTCTCCAAAGCAGAGATTCATGATGGTGGTTTTGCTTTTATTTTAGTCAAAGCAAGAAGGGTTCTGTGTATTGTTGTTTGCATTGCAAATGCAGTGTCAACCCAACTAATGATTATTAAGGATCGCATTTTTTGGTATGTGAAGTTGATTTTCAATTGTTTCGACAATTTCTTGAAAGCGTGTATTATAACCTTCAAATTCGGGCTTTTGAAACAATGTTAATCAGAATTCAAGCTGTGAAAATATCTGCACAGGGGAGATTCATTCGTGAACAAATTCGGGTTTGCAAAATTCTGATTAATGGTTGAGAAATAATTCATCAAATATAAGTGATCTTCATTCAGTCTGAATATCATTTGCTTATACTCATTACTCACGACGATGATTGTGTAGGACAACGAGAAAATAAGATTCTCAATAACAGAAAAGATTACTACACAGCAGAAAGTTTTGTTAAAACATCTAAATTCGAAAATTACTAACAGCAGGATGCTTACAGCCTGTCCCAATACAGTGTCGACGAACACTGAAATATTCAATCTTCTGAACTACATCTAATTTTAGGATAAAGATACGAGGAACGATCCGAGATAAAAGGAATCATACAAAGAGCCTAACAGAGTAACAGGAGGAGAAATAAACCATAATATAGGTGATTGCGAATTTGCGAGAGATGAATGACTTAAGACTCATTTTCATCTTCTTCGATCTTGGGAGCGAGATAGAATCTGATGTAACCCATCTCTGCAATCTTGTATTCAACAGCCACTGGAAGCTCTGAAGACAAGCTGATTGTTACCGTGTTTGAGAGAGGAGTTGCTTTGGTGAATGAGTTCAAGTACCTTAGTGCAAATGTCAGTGATACTGGTTCGTTCATTTCTATGGTTATGGCTTCTTCAGGCTGCATTTCAAACATTACCAACAAAAAATTACACCTTTTTTATCATTGTTCTGTAGTATTACATCTTTCACCAAAATCACAATGATCATACCTTGTCTACTGTAGTGTTCTGTTTGAGGAAAGTGTTTGCGCTTGCAATGTCACCGCTTGTGGAGAACTTAACACCCTCTTTAGCCACAGAGATCACCACTGCAAAAACACATTTCCCAGTTAATCTTTCCGTCGTGTTAACACAAGGATAAGGCTAAATACATCCAAGACTCCAGGTATAAGTACGAGGATAAAACAATAGGATTAAGAGACGTACCAGTGTCCCCAATGCTGCTCAGATCTCTACAAATCCTGGCAAACTCAGCAGAAGGCATCCTCACAATGGCATGGTACTCTGCTTCAGGGATACCAAGATGCTCACTGTCAATGTCCATCAGCTTCATTTCAAAATCCGATATCTTATCCTGGTCTGTCATAAACACAGACAACAATAACAATCAATACCACTTCAGCTAATCAACTATAAGCCTAACCGCAACAATGCAAGTGAACAATCATCTATAAGCCGCAAATTGAGCAGTTTCAAGTTTTGTCCCTAAAGCTGAAACTTGTTACTCGTATAAATATTAAGTGGCGGATTTAAAGAGGGATCACTCCCTCTGAAAATTGAAAATCTCGCAATTTTTAGTTTAAAACTTTCGaatttttttagtttgttttataGCATACCCCATTCTAGCTAAGAACCAAATTCAACAACTCCCTACATATACACAGAAGTTCTATAACCAATATATGTGCTTTCTACAATGAACAAAGCTATGCAGATAATAAAACCGGCTTAAAAAAGACTAACTATTTAATCAATTGATAGCTATTTTTTAACATCTATGGGCTATGGCCTATGGTCTAGGTAGTTGGAATCCATTTTCGCAATATTCACATAAAACCATCTTACAAAAGACTAAATGCTACTCATCAGTTCCACCTTTTCCACAAATCGcaaacaaaccaaacattaacactTCTAAATCAGCACAAATCCCAAACAATCACAACAATTggtaaaccctaaaaacagtTATTAGAAATGAAGAGGGGAGGAAAGCATTAAGGTAATCCTAGTATTATTGATAATCGTTCGTTCGTGCTTCCAGCCATTACAATAGCTTCGTATTTATAGTACTCTAATATATCTAAATAGAATCATAATATCTTCTAATAATGTTAACATAATAACTTATTCCATAATCCGGTATTATTCCAATTACGATATATCACAATATCGGAATCTTCTCTAACAACAGTAAAAACAATATAAAAAATGCAGTAAATAAACAACAATTAAACtgtaaatgaataaataaaaactTACTAGGGCTCTCAAACATGAAGGTAATAGTATCACTGCCATCATCAGCCTTAAGAGTAATAATATCATCATTACCAGCACACTTCAACATTTTAGCCATATTCCCTAAATTCATCCCCATTGATATATTCCTATCACACCGGTAATGCTCGAACCCTTCCGCTCGTAGCAACAACGCTACGAGCGCAACATGGCTCGAGTCCATTGCTTGTAGCGAAAACCCGGTCGCCGAACAATCGAAGTTGGCATCGGTTACTAAGTCTTTGATTGATTCTAGGAGTTTTTTAAGGAGACTCCCTTGGACTAGCCGAAGCTCAAGCATTTTCGATCGGTTTTTCGGGTTTCAGGGAAGGGAGATCTAGGGATTTTGAGTTGGGAGTGGAGGGAGGCGAGTCGGGAGAGAGGGATACGGGGGTGCGGGTACTTATAGGAGAAGGGTTTGAATTTTTTGAGAAGAGTATTGGCGGGAATTTTGGTGGTTTGTTTCCCGCGCATGGAAAGTTGTGTTGTGTTGAGGAAGCTGTGGATGTAAGCCCATGGGCTTTCATAGCATGAAAGTGGCCCACTAGGCCACTTGTAAAGTTGTCATAGATCCAAAATTCAGATTGAAACTAGACCTGGTAAATGGGACAATCGGGTCGAGTTTGGGcagggtcatttcgggtcattttgggtttcgggtttgttggcCGGGTCTATTCCGGGTCAAGCGGATCGGGTTGTTTCGGGCCGGGTCAATGAATAAGAGAGAAAGGTCAATTCAAGTTTTTTcagttcaattagagttatgtttTCTCAGATCAgtttcgggtttggtggtttctaatcgggttatttttggGTCAAGAAAACTCGAGTCATGTTTGGATCGGGTCGGGTccattcgggtttcgggtcacaTTCGTGTGATACGGTTCCGGTCAATTTTGGGTCTCGGGTCAACCTTTTCGGATCGGGTCAATTGGGTCGGGttacttttgccaggtctaatttaAACTTTAGATAAATTGATAGATTCGCTACTGCATTTAGGTGATTTATTATATTGTTAAAGCTCCATTTGGCATATATATTTTTTTCGATAAGGAAAGGAAACTAGGTCAATCGAAATCGACCCATGACATCCTCGCAGTCTCGCAGATGAAAGCGGTAATCGAAAGTCAACAAACTTTCAAATCACCAAAAGAACATAAAATACATGGGAATAAAGGGTACAAATTAATCTCAAAGAAAGTCTtgtgaaacttttttttttttttttggtcgaaCTTGTGAAACTTTAAAAtcgcgaaaaaaaaaagaaaaaaaaaactaaaggaGACAACCAAATTTCCAAATACTCCAACTAATAAAAAATACACAGCCTTTCAATAAATATCAAAGAAAGGAGGATCAAAAATACAAGCTTCGTTCCAAACCAGCACTAAATCTTGAGAATACAACAAAAAAAACTTAACTTGCAAAAAATTTTCTTGTTAAGATCATGAAAAATTAAGAtctacacaaattcttatttcagaccaacaCTATCCGTCTTACACATTAAGACGGGTCAAATTGACCCATACCCACCCAACTTTATCCGACTTGCTAATATGGATCTCTGTCATGCATTAATTGCACTGCACActttctattattttattatttacaaACCCCAGTGCATTTAATGTCACAATGAACATCATTATCCCTTTGTATTCCTTATTACTAATTTGTTATCATCCTTGCCTCTTCTTTTTCTTCATCTATGCTTTTCAATATTCATTCCCAACTTCAACATCACACCTTCAACATTTATACACTATCAATTACCATTTATAATCTACGTAACCAaaaaaacataaaacatgaacattCGTACTTTATGATCTCCATACAAgctaatcatatttcaattttttttcaagtAACCAAAAAACATTCATACATAAACATGAAATATGAACATTCATACTTTATGATCTCCATTGTTTCTCCctttattttatttaaattaaaaataaaaataaaaaatcataCTCTAACAATGGCATCTGAGAACAAAATCGTGTATGAGATCATGAAAGCGGAGGTTGAAGTTGATAATGTTTAATGTTTGCTTAGATAAGAAGGTGTTTGTCAGGTTTAAGTTTAGCTTCATGGATGGTGAATTCGACATGGTAATTTTTTTGGATATAGCTTGTAAAACTGAGTTTCTTATTTATTGTCAATAAAATACCCATTTAATTCATCTTTGTAGACAGatgttaccacttttgttgtttatgcgttcactttttttttttgacaaatggTTATTTTATGGTTTGTATAAACTTGAAGTTCTTCAATCAATGCATTTAATGGTTGAACATAATCTTGAAGTTCTTCAATCCTTTTTTTTTCactatttttcattattattgttataaatTTACGCAGAATTTAAGTTTCAAAGTTTACAGCTATTATGAAATCTGGATAAAGAGTTCTTCTAGATCTGTATAATATCCACTCAACACATATCTTCTTTGAAGTTCTTCAGAATGATCTTTGAAGACTTTGTAACCAAAATAATGTAAAATGTACCTAGTtgtcgtgtt
Protein-coding sequences here:
- the LOC141622930 gene encoding proliferating cell nuclear antigen yields the protein MLELRLVQGSLLKKLLESIKDLVTDANFDCSATGFSLQAMDSSHVALVALLLRAEGFEHYRCDRNISMGMNLGNMAKMLKCAGNDDIITLKADDGSDTITFMFESPNQDKISDFEMKLMDIDSEHLGIPEAEYHAIVRMPSAEFARICRDLSSIGDTVVISVAKEGVKFSTSGDIASANTFLKQNTTVDKPEEAITIEMNEPVSLTFALRYLNSFTKATPLSNTVTISLSSELPVAVEYKIAEMGYIRFYLAPKIEEDENES
- the LOC141622929 gene encoding serine/threonine-protein kinase BSK5-like; amino-acid sequence: MGVRCSKLTFCWWSNSHHNFNVPHSSDLENGGKDEGESVPSFTEFKLEELRSAASGFTSDNIVSEHGEKAPNVVYRGKLDDGRFIAIKRFHRSAWPDTRQFLEEARAVGQLRSEKLANLIGCCCEGDERLLVAEFMPNDTLSKHLFHWETQPLKWAMRLRVALHLAQAMEHCSSRGRSLYHDLNAYRILFDQDCNPRLSCFGLMKNSRDGKSYSTNLAFTPPEYMRTGRISPESVIYSFGTLLLDLLSGKHIPPSHALDLIRGKNFQMLTDSNLEGHFSNDDGTELVRLASRCLQYEARERPNARSLVSALAPLQKETQVPSHVLMGISLGSTSPKDSLSLTPLGDACSRLDLTAMHEILEDIGYKDDEGIANELSFQVWTSQIQETLNCKKRGDTAFRAKDFSTAIKCYTQFTDDGTMVSPTVFGRRSLCYLMSDMHQEALADAMQAQVVSPEWPTSFYLQAAALFSLGMDNDAKETLKDGTSLEAKWKKH